In Clostridium sp. DL-VIII, the following proteins share a genomic window:
- a CDS encoding WYL domain-containing protein, protein MKIDRLLGITIYLLNNKKTSAKILSDKFEVSIRTIQRDIETLCQAGIPVASSVGVDGGYEILDSFKMNRQIAGENDYAYIISALQGLASAYKSQSTAATLEKVKAVLRKDKRDLNIILDFNTLSENKNINEKLKLLENIIAEKYSVSFEYTNADNITTIKEVEPIALTYRWYSWYLLGYSLKKEDYRLYKILRMMNLKKTNSRILRKHESAHILLEKNEAKDIRKYIDIKLFGKCEIKMKAIEYLNGHIEAEYKNGDFIMNLHVPENEQFWLGTILSFGNLAKIIEPEQLKRKLCARCDEILNLYK, encoded by the coding sequence ATGAAGATTGATAGATTGCTTGGAATCACAATTTATTTATTGAATAACAAAAAGACAAGTGCAAAAATTCTGTCTGATAAATTTGAAGTTTCAATTAGGACGATTCAAAGAGATATAGAAACCTTATGTCAAGCAGGAATTCCAGTAGCTTCATCTGTTGGCGTGGATGGAGGATATGAAATTTTGGATAGCTTTAAAATGAACAGACAGATAGCAGGAGAAAATGATTATGCTTACATAATTTCAGCTTTACAAGGTTTGGCTTCTGCATATAAAAGTCAAAGCACAGCTGCAACGCTTGAAAAGGTAAAAGCAGTATTGAGGAAAGATAAAAGAGATTTAAATATTATTTTAGACTTTAATACTTTAAGTGAGAATAAAAACATTAATGAGAAATTGAAGTTATTAGAGAATATAATTGCAGAAAAATATAGTGTGTCCTTTGAATATACAAATGCAGATAATATAACAACTATTAAAGAAGTTGAACCAATTGCATTGACTTATAGATGGTATTCTTGGTATTTACTTGGATATTCATTGAAGAAAGAAGATTATAGATTATACAAAATTTTGCGCATGATGAATTTGAAGAAAACAAATAGTAGGATATTAAGGAAGCATGAGTCAGCACATATACTCCTAGAAAAAAATGAAGCTAAAGACATTAGAAAATATATAGATATAAAATTATTTGGTAAATGTGAAATAAAGATGAAAGCTATAGAATATTTAAATGGACACATTGAAGCAGAGTACAAGAATGGTGATTTTATTATGAATTTACATGTACCTGAAAATGAACAATTTTGGCTTGGAACTATTCTCTCTTTTGGAAATCTTGCAAAAATAATTGAACCAGAACAACTAAAGCGTAAGCTTTGTGCTAGATGTGATGAAATTTTAAATTTATATAAATGA
- a CDS encoding nitroreductase family protein, producing the protein MNEFLKIVRERRSANKFIENIKIPKEDFYDIFKELSLAPSAFNLQHAKYYVVEDRTLMDKIYEASFNQYKIKTASATIIVTGDKNAYLSADKIYEGSMMLGMIDKTEYDIMINTIRNLYEGWGEGFKHDEAIRNASLSAMLFMLLAKDKEWDTCPMIYFDKDKISKLLNIPENETPVLMITMGKIDKSSDKIRGYRKPVDEFVKFY; encoded by the coding sequence ATGAATGAATTCTTGAAAATAGTAAGAGAAAGAAGATCAGCAAATAAATTTATTGAAAATATTAAAATACCTAAAGAAGATTTTTATGACATATTTAAAGAACTTTCCTTAGCACCTTCAGCCTTTAACTTACAGCATGCAAAATATTATGTTGTAGAAGATAGAACATTGATGGACAAAATTTATGAAGCTTCATTTAATCAGTACAAAATAAAGACTGCTTCAGCAACAATAATAGTTACAGGTGATAAGAACGCCTATTTATCAGCAGATAAAATTTATGAAGGATCAATGATGCTTGGAATGATTGATAAAACTGAATATGATATCATGATTAATACCATTAGAAATCTTTATGAAGGATGGGGAGAAGGCTTTAAGCATGATGAAGCTATAAGAAATGCATCGTTATCAGCAATGCTTTTTATGCTACTCGCTAAAGATAAAGAATGGGATACATGCCCAATGATATATTTTGACAAGGATAAGATAAGCAAATTGTTAAATATCCCTGAGAATGAAACTCCTGTTTTAATGATTACTATGGGAAAAATCGATAAGAGCAGTGATAAGATTAGAGGATATAGGAAGCCTGTAGATGAATTTGTAAAGTTTTATTAA
- a CDS encoding glutathione peroxidase, with amino-acid sequence MIYDYKVKNIKGDEVSLNNYKGKVLLIVNTATGCGFTPQYEGLQKIYDKYKDKGLEILDLPCNQFFEQAPGSNEEIASFCQLKYNTTFETFAKIDVNGENAADLYKFLKKEAPKAAEDEASEGLYKFLSEKGFNTTGDDIKWNFTKFLVDKAGNVVARYAPTFEPEKLEEAIEKLL; translated from the coding sequence ATGATATATGATTATAAGGTAAAAAATATAAAAGGTGACGAGGTCTCATTAAATAATTATAAGGGAAAAGTATTATTAATAGTTAATACAGCTACAGGCTGTGGATTTACCCCTCAATATGAAGGTCTTCAAAAGATATATGATAAATATAAAGACAAAGGATTAGAAATCTTAGATCTCCCATGTAATCAATTCTTTGAGCAGGCACCAGGAAGTAATGAAGAAATTGCAAGCTTCTGTCAGCTTAAATATAATACTACATTTGAAACTTTTGCTAAAATAGATGTAAATGGTGAAAATGCAGCTGACCTATATAAGTTTTTAAAGAAGGAAGCACCAAAAGCGGCTGAAGATGAAGCATCAGAAGGCTTATATAAATTTTTATCAGAAAAAGGCTTTAATACAACTGGAGACGATATAAAATGGAATTTTACAAAATTCTTAGTAGATAAAGCTGGAAATGTAGTTGCAAGATATGCCCCAACATTTGAGCCAGAAAAGTTAGAAGAAGCAATCGAAAAATTACTTTAA
- a CDS encoding DHA2 family efflux MFS transporter permease subunit, translated as MDVPITAKSEVKINAKIIIGILVFSAFISVFNETILNVALNTLMKEMNVTPGIIQWIITGYMIVVSVMVPVTAFLIQSFKTKELYLGAMTLLLIGTISAALSGSFTMLLISRMLQASGTGMMIPLMMNTVLTITPPEKHGSAMGICGAAISLGPALGPTAAGIILQYFSWHALFVILIPFIVLAMILAYIYLINVSSLTKPKIDIISILLSSIGVGGIIYGISGFSDNGDIKVVGIIFIVGIIALIIFGKRQLVLKEPMLEMRTFKYPLFSIGVALVMISMMTMFTMNVMLPMFLQGALKTTTFVAAMALLPAALANGFVTPIGGTIYDKFGVKVLIPTGFFIILIALWFLSKANNDTVLIKIIISYVVVCIGVGITMSPCQTSSLNQLPPEAYPHGVAILNTFQQISAAIGSSLFVGIMSASQLKALRSGIDEQTAISVGFRSATLVAVGIVLVGFCLSFALRLGEKK; from the coding sequence ATGGATGTACCAATAACAGCAAAATCTGAAGTAAAAATCAATGCAAAAATAATTATAGGAATATTAGTATTTAGTGCATTTATATCAGTATTTAATGAGACTATATTAAACGTCGCGTTAAATACTTTAATGAAGGAAATGAATGTTACCCCAGGAATAATACAATGGATAATTACAGGATATATGATAGTAGTGTCGGTAATGGTACCAGTCACGGCTTTTTTGATTCAATCCTTTAAAACAAAGGAGTTATATTTAGGAGCAATGACCTTACTGTTAATTGGGACAATCAGTGCAGCACTTTCAGGGTCTTTTACAATGCTGCTTATCTCAAGGATGTTGCAAGCTTCAGGGACTGGAATGATGATTCCACTTATGATGAATACAGTATTAACTATAACACCACCAGAGAAACATGGGTCAGCAATGGGCATATGCGGGGCTGCCATTTCTCTTGGACCAGCATTAGGACCAACTGCAGCAGGAATTATATTACAATATTTTAGCTGGCATGCATTATTCGTAATACTAATTCCATTTATAGTATTAGCCATGATTTTGGCTTATATATATCTGATTAATGTATCTAGCCTTACAAAACCTAAAATTGATATAATATCAATTTTATTATCAAGCATTGGGGTAGGAGGAATTATATATGGTATAAGTGGTTTCAGTGACAATGGAGATATTAAAGTGGTCGGTATAATTTTTATTGTTGGAATTATAGCGTTGATTATATTTGGAAAGCGACAATTAGTCTTAAAAGAACCAATGCTTGAAATGCGTACCTTTAAATATCCTTTATTTTCAATTGGAGTAGCACTTGTTATGATTTCTATGATGACCATGTTCACTATGAATGTAATGCTGCCGATGTTTTTACAGGGAGCACTTAAGACAACAACTTTTGTAGCAGCAATGGCATTGCTTCCAGCAGCTCTTGCAAATGGTTTTGTAACACCTATAGGTGGTACAATTTATGATAAATTTGGTGTGAAAGTATTAATACCAACAGGCTTTTTTATAATTCTTATTGCACTGTGGTTTTTATCAAAAGCAAATAATGATACGGTGCTGATAAAGATTATAATTTCATATGTAGTGGTGTGTATTGGAGTAGGGATTACTATGTCTCCTTGCCAGACAAGTTCTCTTAATCAATTGCCACCAGAAGCTTATCCACATGGAGTAGCAATACTAAATACTTTTCAGCAGATATCAGCAGCTATTGGCTCTTCATTATTCGTAGGGATTATGTCAGCTTCACAGTTGAAAGCGTTAAGAAGTGGAATTGACGAGCAGACAGCAATTTCGGTAGGATTTAGATCTGCAACATTGGTTGCAGTTGGAATTGTTCTAGTTGGATTTTGTTTGTCTTTTGCTTTAAGATTAGGGGAGAAAAAATAA
- a CDS encoding HAD-IA family hydrolase, which produces MIKDIIWDFDGTLFDTYPGTVDAFLKALDDSGIKETKENVLNYLKVSDSSAVTHFKQLYSLNNAFIDKYTDYKNDMKLETIRPFPFAEEVCRKFAALGGRNYIITHRGDSTVKFLEHYGMRCHFTEIITKQYGFKRKPDPEAFIYLIEKYQVDKNRALVVGDRECEVLGGKAAGIKTCLYNTNNILVSTEPDFYIDSLENLFNIIDCVF; this is translated from the coding sequence TTGATTAAAGATATTATATGGGATTTTGATGGAACCTTATTTGATACATATCCAGGTACAGTTGATGCTTTTCTAAAAGCACTTGATGATAGCGGAATAAAGGAAACGAAGGAAAATGTATTGAATTACCTTAAGGTTTCTGATAGTTCTGCGGTCACACATTTTAAACAGTTATACAGCTTAAATAATGCTTTCATTGATAAATATACTGATTATAAAAATGATATGAAATTAGAAACAATTAGACCATTCCCATTTGCAGAAGAAGTATGCAGGAAGTTTGCTGCTTTAGGTGGAAGAAATTATATTATTACTCATAGAGGTGACTCAACAGTAAAATTTCTTGAACACTACGGAATGAGATGTCATTTTACAGAAATAATTACAAAGCAGTATGGCTTTAAACGTAAGCCAGATCCGGAAGCATTCATATATCTAATTGAAAAGTATCAAGTTGATAAAAATAGAGCATTGGTGGTTGGAGATAGGGAATGTGAAGTTTTAGGAGGAAAAGCAGCAGGAATCAAGACGTGTTTATATAATACAAATAATATATTAGTTAGTACGGAGCCTGATTTTTATATAGATTCTTTAGAAAACTTATTTAATATAATTGATTGTGTTTTTTAA
- a CDS encoding HAD family hydrolase: protein MEIDSIGFDLDGTLWDAIDGVCEAWKEVLKKHSKVKKKIVTYEEIKGCMGLVNEDIGKKLFPDLDEALRMKLMEEVCENELKYLGKRGGLLFPKVEETLKELSQKYKLFIVSNCQEGYVECFFKAHNLAKYFVDFESSGATGLKKGENIKLVIERNGFKNSIYIGDTNGDLEGAKAAKVKFVYAKYGFGNVQEYDYVIDKFEDILNLKI from the coding sequence ATGGAGATAGATAGCATTGGATTTGATTTAGATGGAACTCTTTGGGATGCAATAGATGGTGTTTGTGAAGCTTGGAAAGAAGTTTTAAAAAAGCATTCAAAGGTAAAGAAAAAGATAGTAACTTATGAGGAAATAAAGGGGTGTATGGGATTAGTAAATGAGGATATAGGGAAAAAACTATTTCCAGATTTAGATGAAGCATTGAGGATGAAGCTAATGGAAGAAGTATGTGAAAATGAGCTGAAATACTTAGGAAAGCGTGGTGGATTATTATTTCCTAAAGTAGAGGAAACCCTTAAAGAATTATCACAAAAATATAAGTTGTTTATTGTAAGTAACTGCCAAGAAGGATATGTTGAATGTTTTTTTAAAGCACATAACTTAGCTAAATATTTTGTTGACTTTGAATCTTCAGGAGCAACTGGATTAAAAAAAGGAGAAAATATAAAACTTGTAATAGAGAGAAATGGTTTTAAAAATTCAATATACATAGGCGATACTAATGGAGATTTGGAGGGAGCAAAAGCTGCCAAAGTAAAATTTGTTTATGCAAAGTATGGTTTTGGTAACGTTCAAGAATATGACTATGTTATAGATAAATTTGAAGATATATTAAATCTAAAAATATAA
- a CDS encoding class I SAM-dependent methyltransferase — protein sequence MESNKNIFKENSKVTYNKQASIYDEKGDGKFVAPMYGEIVKRIIKADPKRILDVGCGTGNVLIRLAANKNFNLYGLDISEKMIETAKKNLGDAVELKVGDSEYIPWKDNFFDVIVCNASFHHYPNPEKVLSDMRRVLSNDGILIIGDPTAPALCKPIINMLLKSSDKGDYYIYSEKEIKKLLVECGFEPFDFKKINWKSFAINAKIK from the coding sequence ATGGAAAGCAATAAAAATATTTTTAAGGAAAACTCAAAAGTGACCTATAATAAGCAGGCTTCAATCTATGATGAGAAAGGTGATGGAAAATTTGTAGCACCAATGTATGGTGAAATTGTAAAAAGAATAATTAAAGCAGATCCGAAAAGAATATTAGATGTAGGATGCGGTACAGGAAATGTATTAATTAGACTTGCAGCAAACAAAAATTTTAATTTATATGGCTTAGATATTTCTGAAAAAATGATTGAAACTGCTAAGAAAAATCTTGGCGATGCAGTAGAACTTAAAGTTGGAGATTCTGAATATATACCATGGAAAGATAATTTTTTTGATGTTATAGTATGTAATGCATCCTTTCATCATTATCCAAATCCAGAAAAAGTTTTATCTGATATGCGAAGAGTTTTAAGTAATGATGGTATATTGATTATTGGAGATCCAACGGCACCAGCACTTTGTAAACCAATTATAAATATGCTTTTAAAATCATCAGATAAAGGCGATTATTATATATATTCGGAAAAGGAAATAAAAAAACTACTGGTAGAGTGTGGTTTTGAGCCATTTGACTTTAAAAAGATTAATTGGAAGAGTTTTGCAATTAATGCTAAAATAAAATAA
- a CDS encoding GNAT family N-acetyltransferase, which yields MKSVYEECPVYGKGLITLRKTNNEDLEELLECYSDEKAVPLFNSDNCNGDNFNYTTIERMRQAIEFWEVSYKNEEFVRWTIILKGMNKKIGTIEMFHRNADDEFNHYGILRIDLQSKYEIQSIIEDILAISNEYFFEAFEVKGILTKAIQKAEERICALKKAGFKPVYKKVMGYDDYYCREI from the coding sequence ATGAAAAGTGTTTATGAAGAATGTCCAGTATATGGAAAAGGATTAATTACATTAAGAAAGACAAACAATGAGGATTTAGAAGAATTACTTGAATGTTATAGTGATGAAAAGGCTGTTCCATTATTTAATTCAGATAACTGCAATGGAGATAATTTTAATTACACAACAATAGAACGAATGAGACAGGCTATTGAGTTTTGGGAAGTTTCCTATAAGAATGAGGAATTCGTAAGATGGACGATAATTTTAAAGGGTATGAATAAAAAGATTGGAACTATAGAAATGTTTCATAGGAATGCAGATGATGAGTTTAATCATTATGGTATTTTAAGGATTGATCTTCAAAGTAAGTATGAGATTCAATCTATAATTGAAGATATATTAGCTATATCAAATGAGTATTTTTTCGAAGCATTTGAGGTTAAGGGGATACTTACTAAAGCAATTCAAAAGGCTGAAGAACGTATTTGTGCTTTAAAGAAAGCAGGATTTAAGCCTGTTTACAAAAAAGTGATGGGATATGATGATTATTACTGCAGGGAAATTTAA
- a CDS encoding glutathione peroxidase — protein sequence MRFYDFSANKMNGQEIKMEEYKGKVVLVVNTASKCGLTPQFKELEELYKEYKDRGFEILGFPCNQFAKQDPGTNKEISEFCLINYGVSFTMFEKIDVNGDNAHPLYKYLKNEAKGILNKEIKWNFAKFLIDSEGNVVKRYAPITTPLKLKGDIEKLLQQ from the coding sequence ATGAGGTTTTACGATTTTTCAGCAAATAAGATGAATGGTCAAGAAATAAAGATGGAAGAGTATAAAGGCAAGGTAGTTTTAGTAGTGAATACAGCCAGTAAATGTGGTTTAACACCTCAGTTTAAAGAATTAGAAGAACTTTATAAAGAATATAAAGATAGAGGCTTTGAAATCTTGGGATTTCCATGTAATCAATTTGCTAAGCAGGACCCAGGAACTAATAAGGAAATTAGTGAATTTTGTTTAATCAATTATGGAGTTAGTTTTACAATGTTTGAAAAAATCGATGTAAATGGAGATAATGCACATCCACTATATAAATATTTAAAAAATGAGGCTAAAGGCATTTTAAATAAAGAAATTAAATGGAACTTTGCTAAGTTTTTAATAGATTCAGAAGGTAATGTAGTAAAAAGATATGCACCAATAACAACTCCATTAAAGTTAAAAGGTGATATAGAAAAGTTGCTGCAACAATAA
- a CDS encoding TetR/AcrR family transcriptional regulator, which translates to MNDKKNTKEKFIETASKLFEVKGYNATGLNEILAESGAPKGSLYYHFPKGKEQLALEAIISAGKKITLNLKENLKNAEDPIQGVMNNLEHLAKVIDNEQKTRDMSISLIALETYLTSENLRKACEEIFDVLERTYAEKLIEIGIDKEKAYELSAVIGAMTEGGITLALTRKNGNPLRLIAKQIPKIINYSE; encoded by the coding sequence ATGAACGATAAAAAAAATACAAAGGAAAAATTTATAGAAACTGCTTCAAAGCTTTTTGAAGTGAAAGGCTATAATGCGACAGGTTTGAATGAAATCCTAGCAGAGAGTGGAGCACCAAAGGGATCATTATATTACCATTTTCCTAAAGGTAAAGAACAGCTTGCACTAGAAGCAATAATTTCAGCTGGAAAAAAGATAACACTTAATTTAAAAGAAAATCTAAAAAATGCTGAAGATCCTATTCAAGGAGTTATGAATAATTTAGAACATTTAGCAAAAGTAATTGATAATGAACAAAAAACTAGAGATATGTCTATTAGTTTAATTGCTTTGGAAACTTATTTAACCAGTGAAAATTTAAGGAAGGCATGTGAAGAAATTTTTGATGTTTTAGAGAGAACTTATGCTGAAAAATTAATTGAAATTGGGATTGATAAAGAAAAAGCTTATGAGCTAAGTGCTGTAATCGGAGCCATGACAGAAGGTGGAATCACATTGGCTTTAACTAGAAAAAATGGTAATCCGCTTAGATTAATAGCTAAACAAATTCCTAAAATAATAAATTATAGTGAGTAA
- a CDS encoding Type 1 glutamine amidotransferase-like domain-containing protein produces the protein MKRLLLTAYGFSTMEIRNAFLKLVPKNSKNLNICIISTSQPKLKEKHPQMISVKNAFHEMGFKDVEFIDIEFEDVQKLKEFDVIFLNGGYPFYLIYHLKKSGADKVLKELINDGKIMIGLSAGSIALGPDNEMCNHIYPEDNTFKVADLSALNAVDIRIYPHYKEHCGIYPNLEEKILDFELKHNCTVTRLNNDQAILVLDDKIEKIG, from the coding sequence ATGAAGAGATTATTATTGACTGCATATGGCTTTTCTACAATGGAAATAAGGAATGCGTTTTTAAAATTAGTTCCTAAAAATTCAAAGAATTTAAATATCTGTATTATATCTACCTCCCAGCCTAAACTAAAGGAAAAACATCCACAAATGATTTCAGTTAAGAATGCATTCCATGAAATGGGCTTTAAAGATGTTGAATTTATTGATATTGAATTTGAGGACGTTCAAAAATTAAAAGAGTTTGATGTAATATTTCTTAATGGAGGTTATCCTTTTTATCTGATATATCATTTAAAAAAGAGTGGAGCAGATAAAGTTTTAAAAGAATTAATAAATGATGGCAAAATTATGATTGGTTTAAGCGCAGGATCTATCGCATTAGGTCCGGATAACGAGATGTGTAATCATATTTATCCAGAAGATAATACATTTAAAGTTGCAGATTTGAGTGCATTAAATGCAGTGGATATACGTATATATCCACATTATAAGGAGCATTGTGGAATTTATCCTAATTTAGAAGAAAAGATTTTGGACTTTGAATTAAAGCACAATTGCACAGTAACACGATTAAATAATGATCAGGCAATATTGGTTTTAGATGATAAAATAGAAAAAATAGGCTAA
- a CDS encoding AAA family ATPase — translation MKKIIQIGTSDFKELIEGNNYFVDKSLLIKEFLENGAKIILTPRPRRFGKTLNLSMIKYFFDTRNKEVTKDLFKGLKIENEKDIMKLQQQYPVVFISFKGIKFNNFEHAIVAIEMLMSDVYKEYRYLMESNVFEEDEKRDFDKIINREADLVLLIASIKNLTSYLYKYYNKKVILLIDEYDVPIQESYISGYYEDMLLLIRNMLSDALKDNIYLEKSMITGILRVAKESIFSGLNNLEVNTILGYDFNDKFGFTEEEIEKLLKYCDTIDEIKNIKKWYNGYTFGGEVIYNPWSVLSYLKKKREGFKPYWINSSSNDLIKKLLLKGDNKMKLELEDLIEGKYIFKVIDDNIVMSEVEDSNENIWSFLLMSGYLKAIKTENVEGLLNCELKIPNQEVLIFYNNLIKKWFSETITNQKYELMLETLISGNIKVFEGIFKEFVINNLSYFDVSGKEPERVYHAFVLGILISLSNDYEVKSNKESGYGRYAHIKRCDSTTRNLMIIPSDVSRTGIIIEFKKIDYFLDDTIEKATKEALTQIEEKKYETELLQKGINNILKLAIVFKGKEIKVTQG, via the coding sequence ATGAAAAAAATAATACAAATAGGAACCTCCGATTTTAAAGAATTGATAGAAGGAAATAATTATTTTGTAGATAAAAGTTTGCTAATAAAAGAATTTTTAGAGAATGGAGCCAAGATTATTCTTACTCCTAGACCAAGAAGATTTGGTAAAACTTTGAATTTGAGTATGATAAAATACTTCTTTGATACAAGAAACAAAGAAGTAACAAAGGATTTGTTTAAGGGATTAAAAATAGAAAATGAAAAAGATATAATGAAGTTACAACAGCAATATCCAGTTGTGTTTATTAGTTTTAAAGGGATAAAATTCAATAATTTTGAACATGCAATAGTTGCTATTGAAATGCTTATGTCAGATGTTTACAAAGAGTATAGATATTTAATGGAAAGTAATGTTTTCGAAGAAGATGAAAAAAGAGATTTTGATAAAATTATAAATAGGGAAGCTGATTTGGTGCTATTAATAGCTTCTATAAAAAATCTTACTAGTTATTTATATAAATATTACAATAAGAAGGTCATTTTGCTTATAGATGAATATGATGTACCAATTCAAGAAAGCTACATTAGTGGTTATTATGAGGATATGCTTTTATTAATAAGAAATATGTTAAGTGATGCTTTAAAGGATAATATATATTTAGAAAAATCAATGATAACAGGAATTCTTAGAGTTGCAAAGGAAAGTATTTTTTCAGGACTTAATAATTTAGAAGTAAATACCATCCTAGGATATGATTTTAATGATAAATTTGGATTTACAGAAGAAGAAATTGAAAAGTTATTAAAATATTGTGACACAATAGATGAAATAAAGAATATAAAAAAATGGTATAATGGATATACTTTTGGTGGAGAAGTCATATATAATCCTTGGTCTGTTTTAAGTTATTTGAAAAAGAAAAGAGAAGGCTTTAAACCTTACTGGATTAATAGCAGTAGTAATGATTTAATAAAAAAATTATTGCTTAAAGGTGACAATAAGATGAAGCTTGAACTAGAAGACCTTATAGAAGGAAAATACATATTCAAAGTAATTGATGATAACATAGTAATGTCAGAAGTTGAAGATTCTAATGAAAATATTTGGAGTTTTTTACTTATGAGTGGATATTTAAAGGCAATTAAAACTGAAAATGTAGAGGGACTATTAAATTGTGAACTTAAAATTCCTAATCAAGAAGTATTGATTTTCTATAATAATTTAATTAAAAAATGGTTTTCGGAAACTATAACGAATCAAAAATATGAATTGATGTTAGAGACTTTAATAAGTGGAAATATTAAAGTATTTGAAGGGATTTTTAAAGAATTTGTAATTAATAATTTAAGTTATTTTGATGTATCAGGAAAAGAGCCAGAAAGAGTGTATCATGCTTTTGTACTTGGGATACTGATATCACTTTCAAATGATTATGAAGTAAAGTCAAATAAAGAAAGTGGTTATGGAAGATATGCACATATAAAAAGGTGCGATAGCACAACTAGGAACTTAATGATAATTCCGAGTGATGTTTCTAGAACAGGAATTATTATTGAATTTAAGAAAATTGATTATTTCTTAGATGATACTATAGAAAAGGCAACAAAAGAAGCCTTAACTCAAATTGAAGAAAAGAAGTATGAAACAGAGCTATTGCAAAAAGGTATTAATAATATACTAAAATTAGCGATTGTATTTAAAGGAAAAGAAATTAAAGTTACACAAGGTTAA
- a CDS encoding flavodoxin — MKGLVVFYSLEEHTKFIADIIAEKLKCELLELKPVEEYPKSGIKKYLFGGMGALFKKQPALKNKIQDLSEYDTIFIGTPVWAGTYAPPINTFISENKIAHKNLAFFACHGGGGAQKCFDKLEAALKDNTILGKIEFADSSTESEKSDKLKEWIRKIIN, encoded by the coding sequence ATGAAAGGGTTGGTAGTTTTTTATTCATTGGAAGAGCATACAAAATTCATAGCAGATATTATAGCAGAGAAATTAAAATGTGAGTTGCTTGAATTAAAGCCAGTAGAGGAATATCCTAAAAGTGGAATCAAAAAATATTTGTTTGGAGGTATGGGTGCCTTATTTAAAAAGCAGCCTGCTTTAAAAAATAAAATTCAAGATCTAAGTGAGTATGACACAATATTTATCGGGACACCCGTTTGGGCTGGAACATATGCACCACCAATAAATACCTTTATCTCTGAGAATAAGATAGCTCATAAGAATCTTGCATTTTTTGCCTGTCATGGTGGCGGCGGAGCTCAAAAATGTTTTGATAAATTAGAAGCTGCTTTAAAAGATAATACTATACTCGGAAAAATTGAATTTGCAGATTCTAGTACAGAATCAGAAAAAAGCGATAAATTAAAGGAATGGATAAGAAAAATTATTAATTAG
- a CDS encoding ACT domain-containing protein — MSENKLILQLLKEKYGVCRLAEASSIPEWAKTSDFFSITKTYDELSIVCVEANIPKDIKCEKDWRILKVEGQLDFSLIGILSEISTILAQNKISIFAISTYDTDYILVKDKDVQNAVTALMNKGYEVLT, encoded by the coding sequence ATGTCAGAAAATAAATTAATACTACAGCTATTAAAAGAAAAATATGGAGTTTGCAGGTTAGCTGAAGCTTCTTCAATTCCAGAATGGGCAAAAACTAGTGATTTCTTTTCCATAACTAAAACATATGACGAGCTATCAATTGTATGTGTTGAAGCCAATATTCCTAAAGATATAAAATGCGAGAAAGACTGGAGAATTTTAAAAGTTGAAGGACAGCTAGACTTTTCACTAATCGGCATACTCTCTGAGATCAGCACAATATTAGCTCAAAATAAAATAAGTATATTTGCCATTTCTACCTATGATACTGACTATATACTTGTTAAAGATAAGGATGTTCAAAATGCTGTAACAGCTTTAATGAATAAAGGATACGAAGTTCTAACCTAA
- a CDS encoding type II toxin-antitoxin system HicA family toxin, translated as MLFIFDYKDMIDLAEKHEYKQVRQSGDHIIMQHKKTNKIVPIPAHELKYGLMLQIQKQIQINKVS; from the coding sequence ATGTTATTTATATTTGATTATAAAGATATGATTGATTTAGCAGAAAAACATGAGTATAAGCAGGTTAGGCAAAGCGGAGATCATATTATTATGCAGCATAAAAAGACTAATAAAATAGTTCCAATTCCAGCTCATGAATTAAAATATGGACTAATGCTTCAAATACAAAAACAAATTCAGATTAATAAAGTGAGTTAG